A genomic region of Candidatus Cloacimonadota bacterium contains the following coding sequences:
- the yidC gene encoding membrane protein insertase YidC, whose product MDKKTIVALILIFVVFYVSSKFLWKQPAQPVTQQSPIEQNSQVTQKDTKPETTEKQLSKTTSVIDLKSDIALKDDIILENNQIKVIFTNRGGNIKQVILKSIENEAHEGPIELFVKDSGMFNTVFYTDTDTINFKKQNLDFTYDEFSVVFFIEKDGKRVFEKEYSIISDYTLDVKIKADDLAFIDSYDIQLNAGVYYDQQGDKRFDTYINAVAFIDNTLDKITIKKATAGISQYGNISWTVLKSKYFMVAAIPERTVKLREIFVYADNSNIMENAKVEVGRNSIDHSYQFYCGPVDYDQLRAFNIGLEDAMNFGWKLLRPISKLILKLLKFIYSLIPNYGIAIILLSVIIKFIFYPLTHKSFTSAQKMQQVQPMLKELQAKYKGNPQKLNQETMKLYKEHGVSPLGGCLPLLIQFPFLFALYPVLQSTIELRHAGFIFWLKDLSIPDPYYILPILMGITMFFQQKLMAQKPTPNMDDKQLAQAKTQKFMMYGMPIFFVFIFRSLPAGLVLYWFTYNILSVIEQLSIRKKTQALSHEIVVDKKK is encoded by the coding sequence ATGGATAAAAAAACTATTGTTGCATTGATTCTGATTTTTGTTGTATTTTATGTTAGCAGTAAATTTCTCTGGAAACAACCAGCCCAGCCTGTTACACAGCAATCTCCAATAGAGCAAAACTCGCAGGTTACACAAAAAGATACCAAGCCTGAAACTACAGAAAAACAACTTTCAAAAACCACCTCTGTAATTGATTTAAAATCAGACATTGCTCTCAAAGACGATATAATACTCGAAAATAATCAAATCAAGGTCATTTTCACCAATCGTGGCGGTAACATCAAACAGGTTATCCTAAAGAGCATTGAAAATGAAGCTCATGAAGGACCGATCGAGCTCTTTGTAAAAGATAGCGGTATGTTCAATACTGTCTTTTATACAGACACAGACACGATCAACTTCAAGAAGCAAAATCTTGATTTCACTTATGATGAATTCAGCGTTGTTTTTTTCATAGAAAAGGATGGCAAGCGAGTCTTTGAGAAAGAATACTCGATTATTAGTGACTATACACTTGATGTGAAGATCAAGGCTGATGACCTTGCTTTTATTGATTCTTACGACATACAGCTTAATGCAGGCGTCTATTATGATCAGCAGGGAGACAAGAGATTTGACACCTACATAAATGCGGTTGCATTCATCGACAATACACTTGATAAGATTACGATAAAAAAAGCAACTGCAGGAATCTCTCAATATGGAAATATTTCGTGGACGGTTTTAAAATCAAAATATTTCATGGTTGCCGCAATTCCGGAACGTACTGTTAAGCTTCGAGAAATCTTTGTCTATGCAGATAATAGTAATATCATGGAAAATGCAAAGGTCGAGGTCGGAAGAAACTCCATCGATCATTCGTATCAATTCTATTGCGGACCTGTAGATTATGATCAGTTGCGTGCTTTTAATATCGGGCTTGAAGATGCAATGAATTTTGGATGGAAACTACTCAGACCGATCAGTAAACTCATCCTGAAGTTATTGAAGTTCATCTATTCTCTTATTCCAAACTATGGTATAGCGATCATTCTTCTTTCAGTTATCATCAAATTTATTTTCTATCCTCTCACGCATAAAAGTTTTACCTCTGCTCAAAAAATGCAGCAGGTCCAGCCGATGCTGAAAGAGCTCCAGGCTAAATATAAGGGCAATCCACAGAAACTTAACCAAGAAACCATGAAGCTGTATAAAGAGCATGGTGTCAGTCCGTTAGGTGGATGCTTGCCACTTCTTATTCAGTTCCCTTTCCTGTTTGCTCTCTATCCTGTTCTGCAATCCACCATCGAGCTCAGGCATGCGGGATTTATATTCTGGCTGAAAGATCTTTCAATTCCTGATCCATATTACATCTTACCGATTCTTATGGGCATTACAATGTTCTTCCAGCAAAAATTAATGGCTCAGAAACCAACTCCCAATATGGACGATAAGCAGCTTGCCCAAGCAAAAACTCAAAAATTCATGATGTATGGTATGCCGATATTCTTTGTGTTCATTTTCAGATCTCTTCCGGCGGGTTTGGTTCTGTATTGGTTTACTTATAATATCCTTTCTGTGATCGAGCAGCTTTCTATCAGAAAAAAAACGCAAGCTCTTTCACATGAAATTGTTGTTGATAAAAAGAAATAA
- the yidD gene encoding membrane protein insertion efficiency factor YidD, with the protein MNNFFILLINLYQRLISPIFPDTCRFYPSCSSYAKSAFLKYGFLKAVYLSSWRILRCNPWSKGGYDPLP; encoded by the coding sequence ATAAACAACTTTTTTATTCTTTTAATAAACCTTTATCAAAGGTTAATATCACCTATATTTCCGGACACCTGCCGTTTCTATCCCTCCTGCTCGTCGTATGCAAAAAGTGCTTTTTTAAAATATGGATTTTTAAAAGCGGTCTATCTGTCTTCCTGGCGCATTCTCAGATGCAATCCCTGGTCAAAAGGTGGATACGATCCGTTACCCTAA
- the rnpA gene encoding ribonuclease P protein component, whose translation MKRITSQAQFDELRKHGIRKHTRSFDLVFCPCSLEDDFGLAIIISKKVANAVKRNKIKRWIRNFAHANNALFSNKINYLVISKNGIFEYGRDNIYKDLIKVLDSIE comes from the coding sequence GTGAAGAGAATCACTTCTCAGGCACAATTTGATGAATTACGAAAGCATGGCATACGGAAGCATACCCGGTCCTTTGACCTGGTCTTTTGTCCTTGTTCACTGGAAGATGATTTCGGACTTGCAATCATTATTTCCAAAAAAGTAGCAAATGCCGTGAAAAGAAATAAGATAAAACGCTGGATACGGAACTTCGCTCATGCTAACAACGCTTTATTTAGTAATAAAATAAACTATCTTGTTATCAGCAAGAATGGGATTTTTGAGTATGGGCGAGACAATATTTATAAAGATCTGATAAAGGTACTTGATAGCATTGAATAA
- the rpmH gene encoding 50S ribosomal protein L34, whose protein sequence is MKRTYQPHNKPKKSSHGFRKRMKTKDGRAIFKRRRAKRRKRLSI, encoded by the coding sequence GTGAAAAGAACATATCAGCCTCATAATAAACCGAAAAAAAGTTCTCACGGTTTTCGCAAAAGAATGAAAACCAAAGACGGAAGAGCGATCTTTAAACGTCGCCGTGCAAAACGCCGTAAAAGACTCTCAATCTAA
- a CDS encoding TldD/PmbA family protein translates to MFEKEFEEIKSIAKKHNISHYDAYLSTSHSLSIRIFHGDIDSFNYSDALGLGLRIIIGERTGYAYTEKLDRESLEATLCNARDNARIVDYKEEVKLGNYPPITKKLDIYSEALSKISVEDKIKKAKEIEKASYDSDKRIVNVPQSIIGNNESYVKIANSCWMTKEYITNACYGLSFCLAKKDDETKSGYFEHLSRNFNDIHASEISSGAAKKAIELLGARDISSGNYPVLFNNEMAATLLSTFWGIFSAKAVHEGQSLLKGQLHKEIASPHLTIIDDALLDGGYNTRPLDDEGYPSQTTELITAGTLNTYLHNSITALKDGIPSTGNASRSYKTTIGISPSNLYIKPGISTKKEISSSVKNYIEIVQLAGMHSGCNTISGDFSMSAQGFYCENSERKYPIHNFTVSGNFFNLMKQIIGIAEDLSFKLSAIGAPSILVDELSISG, encoded by the coding sequence ATGTTTGAAAAAGAATTTGAAGAAATTAAATCCATTGCAAAAAAACATAACATCTCACACTATGATGCATATCTTTCAACTTCTCATTCTCTATCTATCAGGATATTCCATGGGGATATAGACTCATTCAATTATTCAGACGCTCTTGGGTTAGGTCTTCGGATAATAATAGGAGAGAGAACTGGTTATGCCTATACAGAGAAGCTCGATCGAGAATCTTTGGAAGCCACACTTTGCAATGCACGTGATAATGCGAGGATTGTTGATTACAAAGAAGAGGTCAAATTAGGCAATTATCCTCCAATTACCAAAAAATTGGATATATATTCTGAAGCTCTATCCAAAATTTCTGTTGAAGATAAAATTAAAAAAGCAAAAGAGATCGAGAAGGCTTCATATGACTCTGACAAACGCATCGTTAATGTTCCCCAATCGATCATTGGTAATAATGAATCGTATGTAAAAATAGCAAACTCTTGCTGGATGACAAAAGAATATATCACAAATGCTTGTTACGGGCTGTCCTTCTGTCTTGCGAAAAAAGACGATGAAACAAAGTCCGGTTATTTCGAACACCTATCAAGGAATTTTAATGACATCCATGCTTCGGAAATAAGTTCCGGGGCGGCAAAAAAAGCAATCGAATTACTTGGTGCACGAGATATTTCATCCGGGAATTATCCAGTTCTCTTTAACAATGAAATGGCTGCCACGCTTTTAAGCACATTCTGGGGCATCTTCTCAGCAAAAGCTGTTCATGAAGGACAATCACTTTTAAAGGGACAACTTCATAAAGAAATAGCCAGTCCGCATCTTACTATCATAGATGATGCGCTTCTTGATGGTGGATATAATACACGTCCTTTGGATGATGAAGGTTATCCGTCACAGACAACAGAATTAATAACTGCCGGTACGCTGAACACGTACCTTCATAACTCAATAACTGCATTGAAAGATGGAATTCCTTCAACCGGTAATGCAAGCAGATCATATAAGACCACTATCGGCATCTCTCCTTCGAATTTGTACATAAAACCAGGAATAAGCACCAAAAAAGAGATCTCATCCAGCGTGAAAAATTACATTGAAATTGTTCAACTGGCTGGGATGCATAGCGGATGCAATACAATTTCAGGAGACTTTTCAATGAGCGCTCAGGGATTTTATTGCGAAAATAGCGAGCGAAAATATCCGATTCATAATTTTACCGTTTCGGGCAATTTTTTCAATCTTATGAAACAGATCATTGGTATTGCAGAGGATCTTTCTTTTAAACTATCGGCGATTGGTGCCCCCTCGATCCTTGTGGATGAACTTTCAATAAGTGGTTAA
- a CDS encoding TldD/PmbA family protein — MLKKSIIEKVLQKSLSNGADFSELFFEDTQNATIQMLDSKIIQSVNGKDHGAGIRVFYGNKAIYAFTNDVSEQGLLKAAKAVSGVEQGDSETKILDLSDSQNKSNNIFLIPFSAVQAEEKVELLHRIDSSSRKYSPYISQVNITYLEKVQNIVIANSEGMHTKDQRSYARVYVSSIAYKDGQMQTGNESPGALKGYEFFKELKAEEIGIMASERAVKMLLADYAPSGKFPVIIGNGFGGVIFHEACGHPLETTAVAKGASVFANKLNQKIANTCVTAIDDGTMPNYWGSSTIDDEGNPTQKTILIENGILKSYMVDKLGGLKIGMPTTGSGRRQSYKFAPTSRMRNTYIDKGNDSFEDMISSIDFGLYAKKMGGGSVQPGTGDFNFTVGEGYLIENGKITKPVRGATLIGNGKDILKKISMISDDLEFAEGMCGSQSGSIPTCVGQPTIKVDEIVVGGRKVK, encoded by the coding sequence ATGTTAAAGAAATCAATAATTGAGAAAGTCCTTCAGAAATCGCTTTCAAATGGTGCTGATTTTTCTGAACTCTTCTTTGAAGATACTCAAAATGCAACGATCCAGATGCTTGACAGCAAGATAATACAATCAGTCAACGGCAAAGATCATGGAGCTGGGATTCGAGTTTTTTATGGCAATAAGGCAATCTATGCATTTACAAACGATGTTTCAGAACAAGGTCTGCTGAAAGCAGCAAAAGCAGTTAGTGGTGTTGAACAAGGAGATTCTGAAACTAAAATTTTGGATCTTTCAGATTCTCAGAATAAATCGAACAATATATTCTTAATTCCTTTTAGTGCCGTTCAAGCAGAAGAAAAAGTAGAACTCCTTCATCGAATTGATTCGTCTTCACGAAAATATTCACCGTACATTTCTCAGGTTAATATCACATATCTTGAAAAAGTACAAAATATCGTAATTGCCAATAGTGAGGGAATGCACACAAAAGACCAGCGATCTTATGCTCGTGTCTATGTCAGTTCAATTGCATATAAAGACGGGCAAATGCAGACTGGTAACGAAAGTCCCGGAGCTCTAAAAGGATATGAATTTTTCAAAGAGCTAAAGGCAGAAGAAATTGGTATTATGGCATCAGAAAGAGCAGTAAAAATGCTTCTTGCTGACTATGCGCCGAGTGGTAAATTTCCTGTTATAATCGGTAATGGTTTTGGGGGTGTCATATTCCATGAGGCTTGTGGTCATCCTCTTGAAACGACTGCTGTTGCAAAAGGAGCCTCGGTCTTTGCAAATAAACTCAACCAAAAAATAGCAAATACTTGCGTCACAGCGATAGACGACGGCACAATGCCTAACTACTGGGGATCATCAACGATCGATGATGAAGGGAATCCTACCCAAAAAACTATCCTTATAGAAAATGGAATATTGAAATCCTACATGGTCGACAAACTTGGTGGCCTCAAGATTGGAATGCCAACAACAGGCAGTGGTCGACGACAATCCTACAAATTTGCTCCCACATCCCGAATGAGAAATACTTACATCGATAAAGGTAACGATTCATTCGAAGACATGATTTCCTCAATTGACTTTGGCCTCTATGCAAAAAAGATGGGCGGAGGTTCAGTTCAACCAGGTACAGGTGATTTCAATTTTACTGTAGGTGAGGGATACCTTATAGAGAATGGAAAAATCACTAAACCCGTCCGCGGTGCTACATTAATAGGTAATGGGAAGGATATCTTGAAAAAAATCAGTATGATAAGCGATGATCTGGAATTTGCTGAAGGTATGTGTGGGTCACAAAGTGGCAGTATTCCGACCTGCGTGGGACAGCCAACGATTAAGGTAGACGAAATTGTGGTAGGTGGAAGGAAGGTGAAATAA
- a CDS encoding 6-carboxytetrahydropterin synthase, with product MYIVNIKSNFSAAHNLVGYKGDCSKVHGHNWNVRLVLRCSSIDEIGMTKDFKILKNKFNEILEEFDHENLNKLQFFSEINPTSESIAKVLYKKAESVFNDDKTAVYEIEVSESEKYSVIYRPYENP from the coding sequence ATGTATATTGTTAATATAAAAAGTAATTTTAGTGCCGCACATAACTTAGTAGGATACAAGGGTGATTGCTCAAAAGTGCATGGTCATAACTGGAATGTGCGACTCGTTCTGCGTTGCAGCAGCATCGATGAAATTGGTATGACCAAAGATTTCAAAATACTAAAGAATAAGTTCAATGAGATATTGGAAGAATTTGATCATGAAAATCTTAACAAATTACAATTTTTCAGCGAAATAAATCCAACATCTGAGTCTATTGCGAAGGTTCTTTATAAAAAAGCAGAATCTGTGTTTAATGATGACAAAACTGCTGTCTATGAGATTGAAGTAAGTGAATCTGAGAAATACTCAGTAATATATAGACCTTATGAGAATCCTTAA
- a CDS encoding YihA family ribosome biogenesis GTP-binding protein, with translation MRILNSRFVESAYKYSDLSVGNAPEIAFIGRSNVGKSSLINSLLQRKNLAQTSKKPGKTRTINIFEVVCTRNGRDFHINFADLPGYGYAKISEKVQQAWKKLSDDYIMKRKNLCGIVLIVDIRHEADIKDIEAKNWITSHNKNLLIVPTKADKISKSLASIKTRILKDQFLLLPNQDILMFSAKDKKGREPILEWIDHITGTDTNGDETC, from the coding sequence ATGAGAATCCTTAATTCCAGATTTGTCGAAAGTGCTTATAAATATTCTGATCTTTCCGTAGGTAATGCGCCAGAAATTGCTTTTATCGGAAGGTCGAATGTTGGAAAATCATCACTCATAAATAGTCTGCTGCAAAGAAAAAATCTAGCACAGACAAGTAAAAAACCCGGTAAAACACGAACAATCAATATATTTGAAGTCGTATGCACTAGAAACGGCAGAGATTTTCATATCAATTTTGCTGATTTGCCAGGATATGGTTATGCAAAGATTTCAGAGAAAGTCCAGCAAGCCTGGAAAAAACTGTCTGATGATTATATCATGAAGAGGAAAAACTTATGTGGCATTGTGTTGATCGTTGATATACGGCATGAAGCGGACATAAAGGATATTGAAGCAAAAAACTGGATTACATCACATAATAAAAATTTACTCATTGTACCAACAAAAGCAGATAAGATAAGTAAATCACTGGCTTCAATTAAGACAAGGATACTCAAAGATCAATTTTTACTCTTACCCAACCAAGATATTTTGATGTTCTCCGCAAAGGATAAAAAGGGTAGAGAGCCGATATTAGAATGGATCGACCACATTACTGGAACAGACACAAATGGAGATGAAACATGTTAG
- a CDS encoding 1-deoxy-D-xylulose-5-phosphate synthase, with the protein MLEQINKPEDLKKLSLEQLKELCKDIRERIIDVTSKTGGHLAPSLGVVELTVALLNVFDPLKNRMIWDVGHQSYAYKILTERNDNFESLRQFGGISGFNSIFESKYDAFGVGHSSTSLSAALGISVGKEYKNNPDKTIVVIGDGALTAGEAYEGLNNIGGSKKDIIVILNENSMSISKNVGGMHYYLANVLSGRHYNRLKNDVWDMVQTLPKIVRNKIISGARRFEDSILKMFVPSSLFEDLGFRYIGPINGHDLPTVIKILTQVRNNISEPALVHLITKKGKGCEFAEQDATKFHGVSSFDNMTGEIKKSKAKLAKPSYSTLFGDTLIEIAEKDKDVVAITAAMCDGTGLRRFKEKFPDRFFDVGIAEQHAVTFSAGLALEGLKPFVAIYSTFLQRAFDQIIHDVALQKLPVKFAIDRGGLVGEDGPTHHGAFDLSYLRCIPNMVIMAPKDGEEFKKMLKFMQNYNKGPISVRYPRGVVDSYKSTSEIIQLGKFELIYEGERDAIICAGTSFKIGYDAYHEMEKNGKHPFLINARFIKPIDSKMLEELHKKKLKNIITIEENALYGGFGAAILETCNELNIHFTIKRFGLPDDFVTYGNTEILRDKIGLTTRNIISYISSL; encoded by the coding sequence ATGTTAGAACAGATAAACAAACCTGAAGACCTTAAAAAACTTAGCCTTGAACAACTAAAAGAGCTATGCAAGGATATTCGAGAAAGAATTATAGACGTGACCTCCAAAACAGGCGGGCATCTTGCACCTAGCTTGGGAGTTGTTGAACTCACTGTTGCACTTTTAAATGTTTTTGATCCACTAAAGAATAGAATGATATGGGATGTTGGGCATCAGTCATATGCCTACAAGATTCTTACGGAAAGAAACGATAATTTTGAATCGCTTCGCCAGTTTGGCGGGATAAGCGGTTTTAACTCTATTTTTGAGAGTAAATATGATGCTTTTGGCGTTGGTCACAGCAGCACTTCATTATCTGCGGCACTTGGAATTTCTGTTGGCAAAGAGTATAAGAATAATCCAGATAAGACGATCGTTGTCATTGGCGATGGTGCACTTACTGCAGGAGAAGCCTACGAGGGGTTAAATAATATCGGTGGTTCTAAAAAGGATATTATCGTCATTTTAAATGAGAATTCAATGTCTATTTCTAAGAATGTTGGAGGTATGCATTATTATCTTGCAAATGTTCTTTCTGGGAGGCATTATAATAGGCTAAAAAATGATGTATGGGATATGGTACAGACACTCCCAAAAATCGTACGAAATAAGATTATTTCAGGTGCAAGGCGTTTTGAGGACAGTATTCTTAAGATGTTCGTACCCAGCAGTCTTTTCGAGGATCTGGGCTTTAGATATATTGGGCCGATCAATGGCCATGATCTTCCGACAGTAATAAAAATTCTCACTCAGGTCAGAAATAACATAAGCGAGCCAGCTCTTGTACATCTAATCACCAAGAAAGGCAAGGGGTGTGAATTTGCTGAACAGGATGCAACAAAATTTCATGGAGTTTCTTCTTTTGACAACATGACAGGGGAGATAAAGAAATCAAAAGCAAAGCTAGCAAAACCATCTTATTCTACACTTTTTGGTGACACTCTCATTGAAATAGCTGAGAAAGATAAAGATGTCGTTGCGATAACTGCTGCAATGTGTGATGGAACAGGACTTCGAAGATTTAAAGAGAAATTTCCCGATCGTTTTTTTGATGTAGGAATTGCAGAGCAGCATGCCGTCACCTTTTCGGCCGGACTAGCATTGGAAGGGTTAAAACCCTTTGTGGCCATTTATTCGACTTTTTTACAGAGGGCATTTGATCAGATAATTCATGACGTAGCATTGCAGAAATTACCCGTGAAATTTGCGATTGATAGAGGTGGACTCGTTGGTGAAGACGGACCGACACATCATGGTGCATTCGACCTTTCATATCTTAGATGTATCCCCAATATGGTTATCATGGCACCTAAAGATGGTGAAGAGTTTAAAAAGATGCTCAAATTCATGCAAAATTATAATAAAGGTCCCATCTCTGTTCGATATCCAAGGGGAGTAGTTGATTCATATAAAAGTACGAGCGAGATAATACAATTGGGTAAATTTGAACTTATATATGAGGGAGAAAGAGATGCAATCATTTGTGCAGGAACCAGTTTTAAAATTGGATATGATGCATATCATGAAATGGAGAAAAATGGCAAGCATCCTTTTTTAATAAATGCCAGATTTATCAAGCCAATCGATAGTAAGATGCTTGAAGAATTACATAAAAAAAAGTTAAAGAATATCATCACAATAGAAGAAAATGCTCTTTATGGAGGTTTTGGAGCAGCTATTCTTGAAACTTGTAATGAGCTGAACATACATTTTACAATCAAACGATTCGGATTGCCAGATGATTTTGTAACATATGGAAATACTGAGATATTAAGAGATAAAATTGGACTTACGACAAGAAATATCATATCATATATTTCATCATTATGA
- the mnmE gene encoding tRNA uridine-5-carboxymethylaminomethyl(34) synthesis GTPase MnmE: MTNHLDTIAAVSTPPGTGGIAVIRLSGTNSLEIINKVFRSKIAAEEMESHHIYFGRIFDSNELIDEVLVSYFKNPNSFTGEDVIEISCHGGAFVTQRVLETILKRGARSAEKGEFTKRAFLNGKIDLTEAEAIIDLIHSSTKHSLESAIYQLEGKLHDSISIILDEITAIRTEIELDIDFSDQGLGSKKFNDYGSALNRIQKSLKKLIKTAHEGRILHEGYRVVIAGPPNAGKSSVFNKLIENERSIVTDIPGTTRDYIEEDIALEGYLVKLFDTAGLRDDPEHIERYGIEKSLKIIGDAHLVIWIKDCTVSRETSLPNLDGINIIQVLNKVDLLGVQPKKEKDLLYVSAIDGTGIEELKKRMINNIDISNYDISGGFITNARQLAAAEKSLKALCQAIDSADSQRGLEFIAFDLKESSEYLEEIIGKISSEEIINSIFDRFCVGK, from the coding sequence ATGACAAACCATCTGGATACCATTGCAGCAGTCTCAACCCCACCGGGGACTGGCGGGATTGCGGTAATAAGATTAAGCGGGACGAATAGCCTGGAAATAATCAATAAAGTATTCCGATCGAAAATAGCAGCAGAAGAGATGGAATCTCATCACATATATTTTGGACGGATTTTTGATAGCAACGAGTTAATTGATGAAGTTCTCGTATCATATTTCAAAAACCCGAATAGTTTTACTGGCGAAGATGTCATCGAGATAAGTTGCCATGGTGGAGCGTTTGTTACACAGCGAGTATTAGAGACTATTCTGAAAAGGGGAGCAAGATCTGCAGAGAAGGGAGAATTTACAAAACGAGCTTTCCTCAATGGTAAAATTGACCTGACAGAAGCAGAAGCAATTATTGACCTGATACATTCCTCTACAAAGCATTCATTAGAGTCTGCAATTTATCAACTTGAAGGGAAACTTCATGACTCAATTTCAATAATATTAGATGAGATAACTGCTATCAGAACAGAGATAGAGCTCGATATTGATTTCTCAGATCAGGGATTGGGATCTAAAAAATTTAATGATTATGGAAGTGCACTTAATAGAATACAAAAATCACTTAAAAAACTCATAAAAACAGCACATGAAGGAAGAATACTGCACGAAGGCTATCGAGTAGTAATTGCAGGTCCACCAAATGCAGGCAAATCAAGTGTCTTTAATAAACTCATCGAAAATGAACGATCTATTGTTACCGATATACCCGGAACGACCAGAGATTATATTGAAGAGGATATCGCTTTGGAGGGTTATCTGGTTAAACTATTTGATACGGCGGGACTGAGAGATGATCCAGAACATATAGAGCGATACGGAATAGAAAAATCATTAAAAATAATTGGAGATGCACATCTTGTCATATGGATCAAGGATTGCACTGTTTCACGTGAAACATCACTGCCTAATCTTGATGGGATAAATATTATCCAGGTATTGAATAAGGTAGATTTATTAGGTGTTCAACCAAAAAAAGAGAAGGATTTGTTATATGTATCAGCAATAGATGGAACCGGAATCGAGGAACTCAAAAAAAGAATGATTAACAATATTGATATCAGCAATTATGATATATCAGGTGGATTTATTACAAATGCAAGACAGCTTGCAGCTGCAGAAAAGAGCCTGAAAGCGCTATGTCAGGCAATAGATTCTGCTGATTCTCAGAGAGGATTGGAGTTCATTGCATTTGATCTAAAAGAATCCAGTGAATATTTGGAGGAGATTATAGGAAAGATAAGTAGTGAGGAAATTATCAATTCTATATTTGATCGTTTTTGCGTTGGGAAATAG